The Tissierellales bacterium region CATTTAATACCTTTTCTATAACATCACTAAAAAAGTTTACTTCTTCTATTCCATCTATCTGCTCTATCTTCGCCACTGTCGGTTCTACATTTCTAAGTGTCTTCAAATGCAGTATAAATGAGTCTGGGAGTGGATTATCGCTCTCTAACCCCTCTAGTAACGATGCTTCGTCTCCCCAATCTTCTTTAAAATTCTCTAATGCCTGTGTTTTCGATATATACGTCAAATCTACAACTTCATCATATCCTAGTATTTCTTCCCCAATCGCCTCAACTTGAACAATGCTGAGACCATCTTTTAGAAATATCTTCACATCATCAAATTCATCCTGTATGTGACTTGCTATATAATTCGTATTTATTATAAGCAGTAGTACTATTCCTAGTATTATAAGTGTAGCTGATAATGAAGTTATCGATGCTAAACTCATCGTCCTGTTTCTCCAAAGCCCTACTAATCCTTGCCTTATATTTACTCCTACAGATCTAAGCTTCATCGTAAACACCCCTTTGCGTGTCTCTGATGATTTTACCGTCGTGAATTTGAATCACTCGTCGTTTCATCATATCAACAATTTGATTTGCATGTGTAGCCATAATTACTGTCGTCCCTCTCTTATTGATATACTTTATAAGTTTCATAATCTCCCATGCATTGTTTGGGTCTAGATTTCCTGTAGGCTCATCGGCAACCAATACTGATGGATTGTTTATAATCGCCCTAGCTATTGAAACCTTCTGTCTCTCTCCACCTGATAACTCAGCTGGGTAGTAATTGCCCTTATCTTGAAGTCCTACCATATTTAAAACTATTGGCACTTGCCTTTTTA contains the following coding sequences:
- a CDS encoding permease-like cell division protein FtsX, whose amino-acid sequence is MKLRSVGVNIRQGLVGLWRNRTMSLASITSLSATLIILGIVLLLIINTNYIASHIQDEFDDVKIFLKDGLSIVQVEAIGEEILGYDEVVDLTYISKTQALENFKEDWGDEASLLEGLESDNPLPDSFILHLKTLRNVEPTVAKIEQIDGIEEVNFFSDVIEKVLN
- the ftsE gene encoding cell division ATP-binding protein FtsE — translated: MIDFINVSMNYGSEKKVLDRVNLHIEKGEFVFLVGSSGAGKSTIIKLLMKEIEPTGGRIILNNKDITSVSNRKIPYIRRELGVVFQDFRLLPQKTVFENIAFAMEIVGASSRSIKRQVPIVLNMVGLQDKGNYYPAELSGGERQKVSIARAIINNPSVLVADEPTGNLDPNNAWEIMKLIKYINKRGTTVIMATHANQIVDMMKRRVIQIHDGKIIRDTQRGVYDEA